One window from the genome of Poecilia reticulata strain Guanapo linkage group LG9, Guppy_female_1.0+MT, whole genome shotgun sequence encodes:
- the cltcl1 gene encoding clathrin heavy chain 1 isoform X2, giving the protein MAQILPIRFQEHLQLQNLGVNPANIGFSYLTMESDKFICIREKVGEQNQVVIVDMSDPNNPIRRPISADSAIMNPASKVIALKDAAKTLQIFNIEMKSKMKAHTTTEEVMFWKWISVNTVALVTDTAVYHWSMEGDSQPTKVFDRHASLAGCQIINYRTDEQQKWLLLIGISAQQNRVVGAMQLYSVDRKVSQPIEGHAAAFGEFKVEGNAKPSTLFCFAVRSQAGGKLHIIEVGQPAAGNQPFAKKAVDVFFPPEAQTDFPVAMQIGNKHGVIYLITKYGYIHLYDLESGVCIYMNRISAETIFVTAPHEATSGIIGVNKKGQVLSVCVEEENIVNYATNVLQNPDLALRMAVRSNLVGAEELFARKFNTLFAQGSYSEAAKVAASAPKGILRTAETIRKFQSVPAQPGQASPLLQYFGILLDQGQLNKFESLELCRPVLQQGRKQLLEKWLKEDKLECSEELGDLVKASDPTLALSVYLRANVPNKVIQCFAETGQFQKIVLYAKKVGYTPDWVFLLRNVMRVNPDQGLQFAQMLVQDEEPLANINQIVDVFMEGSLIQQCTSFLLDALKNNRPAEGHLQTRLLEMNLIHAPQVADAILGNQMFTHYDRAHVAQLCEKAGLLQRALEHYTDLYDIKRAVVHTHLLNPEWLVNFFGSLSVDDSLECLRAMLSANIRQNLQLCVQVASKYHEQLGTQALVELFESFKSYEGLFYFLGSIVNFSQEPDVHFKYIQAACKTGQIKEVERICRESNCYDPERVKNFLKEAKLTDQLPLIIVCDRFDFVHDLVLYLYRNNLQKYIEIYVQKVNPSRLPVVIGGLLDVDCSEDVIKNLIMVVRGQFSTDELVDEVEKRNRLKLLLPWLESRIHEGCEEPATHNALAKIYIDSNNTPERFLKENPFYDSAVVGRYCEKRDPHLACVAYERGQCDLDLIKVCNENSLFKSEARYLVRRKDPELWANVLEEDNPFRRQLIDQVVQTALSETQDPEEVSVTVKAFMTADLPNELIELLEKIVLDNSVFSEHRNLQNLLILTAIKADRTRVMEYINRLDNYDAPDIANIAISNELFEEAFAIFKKFDVNTSAIQVLIEHIGNLDRAYEFAERCNEPAVWSQLARAQLHRDLVKEAIDSYIKAVDPSAYMEVVNAASKNDNWEDLVKFLQMARKKARESYVETELIFALAKTNRLAELEEFVSGPNNAHIQQVGDRCYEEGMYEAAKLLFNNVSNFARLASTLVHLGEYQAAVDSARKANSTRTWKEVCFACVDGEEFRLAQICGLHIVIHADELEDLISYYQDRGYFEELIALLEAALGLERAHMGMFTELAILYSKFKPQKMREHLELFWSRVNIPKVLRAAEQSHLWAELVFLYDKYEEYDNAVITMMNHATDAWKEGLFKDIIAKVANVELYYKSLSFYLEYKPLLINDLLTILSPRLDHNRAVSFFSKMNQLKLVKPYLRSVQNHNNKAVNEALNNLLTEEEDYQSLRASIDAYDNFDTIDLAQRLEKHELIEFRRIAAYLYKRNNRWRQSVELCKKDKLYKDAMLFAAESKDAELAETLLQWFLEEDRKECFAACLFASYDLLHPDVVLELAWRHNIMDFAMPYFIQVMREYLTKVDEFAAKVDKLEEAESQRKTEDDVKEPQPMVFGQQLMLTAAASPVAAQPPYPAYGYPPTAAAAAAAAAAAPPAAAGYPAQPAYGFNM; this is encoded by the exons TTGCAGAACCTGGGTGTGAACCCAGCTAACATCGGCTTCAGCTACCTGACCATGGAGTCAGACAAGTTCATCTGCATCCGGGAGAAAGTGGGTGAGCAGAACCAGGTGGTGATCGTTGACATGTCCGACCCCAACAACCCAATCAGGAGGCCCATCTCTGCTGACAGCGCCATTATGAACCCCGCAAGCAAGGTCATCGCACTGAAAG ACG CTGCCAAAACCCTGCAGATTTTCAACATCGAGATGAAGAGTAAGATGAAGGCTCACACCACCACAGAGGAGGTCATGTTCTGGAAGTGGATATCTGTGAACACCGTCGCCTTGGTGACGGACACGGCGGTCTACCACTGGAGCATGGAGGGGGATTCCCAACCCACCAAAGTGTTCGATCGGCACGCCAGCCTGGCAGGATGTCAGATCATCAACTACAGAACCGACGAGCAACAGAAGTGGTTACTGCTGATCGGGATTTCTGCACAG caaAATCGCGTAGTCGGAGCGATGCAGCTGTACTCGGTTGACAGGAAAGTCTCCCAGCCCATCGAGGGCCACGCCGCTGCCTTCGGGGAGTTCAAAGTGGAGGGAAATGCCAAACCTTCCACgttgttctgctttgctgtgCGCTCACAGGCGGGAGGAAAG TTGCACATCATTGAAGTTGGTCAGCCTGCTGCAGGAAACCAGCCATTTGCTAAGAAAGCAGTGGATGTGTTTTTCCCTCCAGAGGCCCAGACAGACTTCCCTGTAGCTATGCAG ATTGGGAACAAGCACGGTGTGATATATTTGATCACAAAATATGGTTACATTCACCTGTACGACCTGGAATCTGGAGTGTGTATATACATGAACCGCATCAGTGCAGAGACTATCTTTGTTACGGCCCCTCATGAGGCCACCTCAGGGATCATCGGCGTTAATAAGAAGggacag GTCTTGTCAGTGTGtgttgaagaagaaaacatcgTCAACTATGCCACAAATGTTCTGCAGAACCCTGATCTCGCCCTGAGGATGGCCGTGAGGTCTAATCTTGTTGGGGCTGAGGAGCTTTTTGCCAGAAAGTTTAACACTCTGTTTGCCCAGGGAAGTTACTCAGAGGCTGCAAAGGTTGCTGCATCTGCACCCAAG GGTATCCTCCGAACGGCAGAAACCATTCGCAAGTTCCAGAGTGTCCCAGCCCAGCCGGGTCAGGCCTCACCCCTGCTCCAGTACTTCGGGATTCTTTTGGACCAGGGCCAGCTCAACAAGTTTGAGTCTCTGGAGCTGTGCAGGCCCGTCCTGCAGCAGGGCCGCAAGCAGCTACTGGAGAAATGGCTGAAGGAGGACAAG CTGGAGTGTTCAGAGGAACTGGGCGATCTGGTAAAGGCCTCGGACCCAACGCTAGCTCTTAGTGTTTATCTCAGAGCAAATGTCCCCAACAAAGTCATTCAGTGCTTTGCAGAAACAGGACAGTTCCAGAAGATAGTGCTGTATGCCAAAAAG GTGGGCTACACCCCAGACTGGGTGTTTTTGTTGAGGAACGTAATGCGAGTCAACCCAGACCAAGGACTGCAGTTTGCCCAAATGCTTGTCCAAGACGAGGAGCCGCTGGCCAACATCAACCAG attgttgatgttttcatgGAGGGCAGCCTGATTCAGCAGTGCACTTCCTTCCTGTTGGATGCTCTGAAGAACAATCGTCCAGCTGAAGGACACTTACAAACACGTCTGCTTGAGATGAACCTGATACACGCTCCCCAG GTAGCAGATGCCATCCTGGGGAACCAGATGTTCACACACTATGACCGGGCCCACGTTGCTCAGCTGTGTGAGAAGGCAGGGCTGCTGCAGAGAGCACTCGAACACTACACCGACCTGTACGACATCAAACGAGCCGTGGTGCACACACATCTGCTCAACCCTGAG TGGCTGGTGAACTTTTTCGGCTCCTTGTCAGTCGACGACTCTTTGGAGTGTTTGAGGGCCATGTTGTCGGCCAACATCAGGCAGAAcctgcagctgtgtgtgcagGTAGCATCAAAGTATCACGAGCAGCTGGGAACTCAGGCGCTAGTGGAGCTCTTCGAGTCCTTCAAGAGTTATGAAG gTCTGTTTTACTTCCTTGGTTCGATCGTGAATTTCAGCCAGGAACCCGACGTTCACTTTAAATACATCCAGGCTGCTTGTAAGACGGGTCAAATCAAAGAAGTGGAGAGAATATGTAGAGAGAGCAACTGCTACGACCCAGAGAGGGTTAAAAACTTCCTAAAG GAGGCGAAGTTAACAGACCAGCTACCCCTCATCATCGTGTGTGATCGCTTTGACTTCGTCCATGATCTAGTGCTCTACCTGTACCGCAacaatctgcagaaatacatcgAAATCTATGTTCAGAAA GTGAATCCGAGTCGGTTGCCCGTGGTGATCGGTGGTTTGTTGGATGTGGACTGTTCAGAGGATGTCATCAAGAACCTGATCATGGTGGTCAGAGGACAGTTTTCCACCGATGAGCTGGTGGACGAGGTGGAAAAGAGGAACAG GTTGAAGCTTCTGTTGCCGTGGCTGGAGTCGCGTATTCACGAGGGATGTGAGGAACCAGCTACCCACAATGCACTGGCCAAGATCTACATTGACAGCAACAACACGCCGGAGCGCTTCCTGAAGGAGAACCCGTTCTACGACAGCGCTGTGGTCGGCCGCTACTGCGAGAAGAGAGACCCCCACCTGGCCTGCGTGGCCTATGAGAGGGGCCAGTGCGACCTGGACCTCATCAAA GTTTGCAATGAAAATTCATTATTTAAGAGTGAAGCTCGGTATCTTGTACGACGAAAAGATCCGGAGCTCTGGGCCAACGTGTTGGAGGAAGACAACCCGTTCAGAAGACAACTCATCGATCAG GTGGTGCAGACGGCTCTGTCGGAGACCCAGGACCCAGAGGAAGTGTCGGTCACAGTCAAGGCCTTTATGACTGCAGACCTACCAAATGAGCTGATTGAATTGCTGGAGAAGATTGTTCTCGATAACTCTGTCTTCAGTGAACACAG aaacCTCCAGAATCTGCTGATTTTAACGGCCATCAAGGCCGACCGCACTCGTGTGATGGAGTACATCAACAGGCTAGATAACTATGACGCTCCTGACATCGCCAACATCGCTATTAGCAATGAGCTCTTTGAAGAGGCATTTGCCATTTTCAAGAAGTTTGATGTCAACACCTCAGCCATTCAG gTTTTGATTGAGCACATAGGCAACTTGGACCGGGCCTATGAGTTTGCGGAGCGCTGTAACGAGCCTGCAGTGTGGAGTCAGTTAGCCAGAGCTCAGCTGCACAGGGACCTGGTCAAGGAGGCCATCGACTCCTACATCAAAGCTGTGGATCCATCAGCGTACATGGAGGTGGTCAATGCAGCCAGCAAGAACG ATAACTGGGAGGATTTGGTGAAGTTCCTGCAGATGGCTCGTAAGAAGGCCAGAGAGTCGTATGTAGAGACGGAGCTGATTTTTGCTCTAGCTAAAACGAACCGCCTGGCTGAACTGGAAGAATTTGTCAGTGGGCCCAATAATGCTCACATTCAgcag GTGGGAGACAGATGTTACGAGGAGGGAATGTACGAAGCGGCCAAACTTTTGTTCAACAACGTGTCCAACTTTGCCCGACTTGCATCTACATTAGTCCACCTTGGGGAGTACCAGGCGGCCGTGGACAGCGCCAGAAAAGCAAACAGCACTCGGACGTGGAAGGAG GTTTGCTTTGCGTGCGTCGACGGCGAGGAGTTCCGGTTGGCGCAGATCTGCGGCCTTCACATTGTGATCCACGCCGACGAGCTGGAGGACCTGATCAGCTACTACCAGGACCGCGGGTACTTTGAGGAGCTCATCGCTCTGCTGGAGGCCGCGCTGGGCCTGGAGCGCGCCCACATGGGGATGTTCACGGAGCTCGCCATCCTCTACTCGAAGTTCAAACCTCAGAAAATGAGGGAACATCTGGAGCTCTTCTGGTCACGAGTCAACATCCCAAAG GTTCTTCGTGCAGCTGAGCAATCTCATTTATGGGCAGAGCTGGTTTTCCTTTACGATAAATACGAGGAGTACGACAACGCTGTCATCACTATGATGAACCATGCAACAGATGCATGGAAAGAAGGCCTGTTCAAAGACATAATTGCCAAG GTCGCCAATGTGGAGTTATACTACAAATCTCTTTCCTTTTACCTGGAATACAAACCTCTACTCATTAATGACCTGCTGACTATTTTGTCTCCCCGGTTGGATCACAACAGAGCCGTCAGCTTTTTCTCTAAG ATGAATCAGCTAAAGTTGGTCAAGCCGTACTTGAGGTCGGTCCAGAATCACAACAATAAGGCCGTCAATGAAGCGCTCAACAACTTGCTAACGGAGGAGGAAGACTACCAG AGCCTGAGAGCCTCCATCGATGCTTACGATAACTTTGACACCATCGACTTGGCTCAGAGGTTAGAGAAACACGAACTGATCGAGTTCAGGCGTATCGCTGCTTATCTGTACAAAAGAAACAACCGCTGGAGGCAGAGTGTGGAGCTCTGCAAGAAGGACAAGCTATACAAG GATGCCATGCTCTTCGCTGCAGAGTCAAAGGATGCCGAGCTGGCAGAGACTCTGCTGCAGTGGTTCCTGGAGGAAGACAGGAAGGAGTGCTTTGCCGCCTGCCTGTTCGCCTCCTACGACCTCCTCCACCCTGACGTGGTGCTGGAACTGGCCTGGAGGCACAACATAATGGACTTTGCCATGCCCTACTTCATCCAAGTCATGAGAGAGTACCTCACTAAG GTTGATGAATTTGCAGCAAAG GTGGACAAACTGGAGGAGGCAGAAAGCCAGAGGAAAACTGAGGACGACGTGAAAGAGCCTCAGCCGATGGTGTTTG GCCAGCAGCTGATGCTgactgctgctgcctctcctgtGGCGGCTCAGCCACCGTACCCGGCTTACGGCTACCCccccaccgccgccgccgctgccgcTGCCGCTGCCGCTGCTCCTCCCGCTGCCGCAGGTTACCCCGCCCAGCCAGCCTACGGCTTCAACATGTAA
- the cltcl1 gene encoding clathrin heavy chain 1 isoform X3: MAQILPIRFQEHLQLQNLGVNPANIGFSYLTMESDKFICIREKVGEQNQVVIVDMSDPNNPIRRPISADSAIMNPASKVIALKAAKTLQIFNIEMKSKMKAHTTTEEVMFWKWISVNTVALVTDTAVYHWSMEGDSQPTKVFDRHASLAGCQIINYRTDEQQKWLLLIGISAQQNRVVGAMQLYSVDRKVSQPIEGHAAAFGEFKVEGNAKPSTLFCFAVRSQAGGKLHIIEVGQPAAGNQPFAKKAVDVFFPPEAQTDFPVAMQIGNKHGVIYLITKYGYIHLYDLESGVCIYMNRISAETIFVTAPHEATSGIIGVNKKGQVLSVCVEEENIVNYATNVLQNPDLALRMAVRSNLVGAEELFARKFNTLFAQGSYSEAAKVAASAPKGILRTAETIRKFQSVPAQPGQASPLLQYFGILLDQGQLNKFESLELCRPVLQQGRKQLLEKWLKEDKLECSEELGDLVKASDPTLALSVYLRANVPNKVIQCFAETGQFQKIVLYAKKVGYTPDWVFLLRNVMRVNPDQGLQFAQMLVQDEEPLANINQIVDVFMEGSLIQQCTSFLLDALKNNRPAEGHLQTRLLEMNLIHAPQVADAILGNQMFTHYDRAHVAQLCEKAGLLQRALEHYTDLYDIKRAVVHTHLLNPEWLVNFFGSLSVDDSLECLRAMLSANIRQNLQLCVQVASKYHEQLGTQALVELFESFKSYEGLFYFLGSIVNFSQEPDVHFKYIQAACKTGQIKEVERICRESNCYDPERVKNFLKEAKLTDQLPLIIVCDRFDFVHDLVLYLYRNNLQKYIEIYVQKVNPSRLPVVIGGLLDVDCSEDVIKNLIMVVRGQFSTDELVDEVEKRNRLKLLLPWLESRIHEGCEEPATHNALAKIYIDSNNTPERFLKENPFYDSAVVGRYCEKRDPHLACVAYERGQCDLDLIKVCNENSLFKSEARYLVRRKDPELWANVLEEDNPFRRQLIDQVVQTALSETQDPEEVSVTVKAFMTADLPNELIELLEKIVLDNSVFSEHRNLQNLLILTAIKADRTRVMEYINRLDNYDAPDIANIAISNELFEEAFAIFKKFDVNTSAIQVLIEHIGNLDRAYEFAERCNEPAVWSQLARAQLHRDLVKEAIDSYIKAVDPSAYMEVVNAASKNDNWEDLVKFLQMARKKARESYVETELIFALAKTNRLAELEEFVSGPNNAHIQQVGDRCYEEGMYEAAKLLFNNVSNFARLASTLVHLGEYQAAVDSARKANSTRTWKEVCFACVDGEEFRLAQICGLHIVIHADELEDLISYYQDRGYFEELIALLEAALGLERAHMGMFTELAILYSKFKPQKMREHLELFWSRVNIPKVLRAAEQSHLWAELVFLYDKYEEYDNAVITMMNHATDAWKEGLFKDIIAKVANVELYYKSLSFYLEYKPLLINDLLTILSPRLDHNRAVSFFSKMNQLKLVKPYLRSVQNHNNKAVNEALNNLLTEEEDYQSLRASIDAYDNFDTIDLAQRLEKHELIEFRRIAAYLYKRNNRWRQSVELCKKDKLYKDAMLFAAESKDAELAETLLQWFLEEDRKECFAACLFASYDLLHPDVVLELAWRHNIMDFAMPYFIQVMREYLTKVDEFAAKVDKLEEAESQRKTEDDVKEPQPMVFGQQLMLTAAASPVAAQPPYPAYGYPPTAAAAAAAAAAAPPAAAGYPAQPAYGFNM, encoded by the exons TTGCAGAACCTGGGTGTGAACCCAGCTAACATCGGCTTCAGCTACCTGACCATGGAGTCAGACAAGTTCATCTGCATCCGGGAGAAAGTGGGTGAGCAGAACCAGGTGGTGATCGTTGACATGTCCGACCCCAACAACCCAATCAGGAGGCCCATCTCTGCTGACAGCGCCATTATGAACCCCGCAAGCAAGGTCATCGCACTGAAAG CTGCCAAAACCCTGCAGATTTTCAACATCGAGATGAAGAGTAAGATGAAGGCTCACACCACCACAGAGGAGGTCATGTTCTGGAAGTGGATATCTGTGAACACCGTCGCCTTGGTGACGGACACGGCGGTCTACCACTGGAGCATGGAGGGGGATTCCCAACCCACCAAAGTGTTCGATCGGCACGCCAGCCTGGCAGGATGTCAGATCATCAACTACAGAACCGACGAGCAACAGAAGTGGTTACTGCTGATCGGGATTTCTGCACAG caaAATCGCGTAGTCGGAGCGATGCAGCTGTACTCGGTTGACAGGAAAGTCTCCCAGCCCATCGAGGGCCACGCCGCTGCCTTCGGGGAGTTCAAAGTGGAGGGAAATGCCAAACCTTCCACgttgttctgctttgctgtgCGCTCACAGGCGGGAGGAAAG TTGCACATCATTGAAGTTGGTCAGCCTGCTGCAGGAAACCAGCCATTTGCTAAGAAAGCAGTGGATGTGTTTTTCCCTCCAGAGGCCCAGACAGACTTCCCTGTAGCTATGCAG ATTGGGAACAAGCACGGTGTGATATATTTGATCACAAAATATGGTTACATTCACCTGTACGACCTGGAATCTGGAGTGTGTATATACATGAACCGCATCAGTGCAGAGACTATCTTTGTTACGGCCCCTCATGAGGCCACCTCAGGGATCATCGGCGTTAATAAGAAGggacag GTCTTGTCAGTGTGtgttgaagaagaaaacatcgTCAACTATGCCACAAATGTTCTGCAGAACCCTGATCTCGCCCTGAGGATGGCCGTGAGGTCTAATCTTGTTGGGGCTGAGGAGCTTTTTGCCAGAAAGTTTAACACTCTGTTTGCCCAGGGAAGTTACTCAGAGGCTGCAAAGGTTGCTGCATCTGCACCCAAG GGTATCCTCCGAACGGCAGAAACCATTCGCAAGTTCCAGAGTGTCCCAGCCCAGCCGGGTCAGGCCTCACCCCTGCTCCAGTACTTCGGGATTCTTTTGGACCAGGGCCAGCTCAACAAGTTTGAGTCTCTGGAGCTGTGCAGGCCCGTCCTGCAGCAGGGCCGCAAGCAGCTACTGGAGAAATGGCTGAAGGAGGACAAG CTGGAGTGTTCAGAGGAACTGGGCGATCTGGTAAAGGCCTCGGACCCAACGCTAGCTCTTAGTGTTTATCTCAGAGCAAATGTCCCCAACAAAGTCATTCAGTGCTTTGCAGAAACAGGACAGTTCCAGAAGATAGTGCTGTATGCCAAAAAG GTGGGCTACACCCCAGACTGGGTGTTTTTGTTGAGGAACGTAATGCGAGTCAACCCAGACCAAGGACTGCAGTTTGCCCAAATGCTTGTCCAAGACGAGGAGCCGCTGGCCAACATCAACCAG attgttgatgttttcatgGAGGGCAGCCTGATTCAGCAGTGCACTTCCTTCCTGTTGGATGCTCTGAAGAACAATCGTCCAGCTGAAGGACACTTACAAACACGTCTGCTTGAGATGAACCTGATACACGCTCCCCAG GTAGCAGATGCCATCCTGGGGAACCAGATGTTCACACACTATGACCGGGCCCACGTTGCTCAGCTGTGTGAGAAGGCAGGGCTGCTGCAGAGAGCACTCGAACACTACACCGACCTGTACGACATCAAACGAGCCGTGGTGCACACACATCTGCTCAACCCTGAG TGGCTGGTGAACTTTTTCGGCTCCTTGTCAGTCGACGACTCTTTGGAGTGTTTGAGGGCCATGTTGTCGGCCAACATCAGGCAGAAcctgcagctgtgtgtgcagGTAGCATCAAAGTATCACGAGCAGCTGGGAACTCAGGCGCTAGTGGAGCTCTTCGAGTCCTTCAAGAGTTATGAAG gTCTGTTTTACTTCCTTGGTTCGATCGTGAATTTCAGCCAGGAACCCGACGTTCACTTTAAATACATCCAGGCTGCTTGTAAGACGGGTCAAATCAAAGAAGTGGAGAGAATATGTAGAGAGAGCAACTGCTACGACCCAGAGAGGGTTAAAAACTTCCTAAAG GAGGCGAAGTTAACAGACCAGCTACCCCTCATCATCGTGTGTGATCGCTTTGACTTCGTCCATGATCTAGTGCTCTACCTGTACCGCAacaatctgcagaaatacatcgAAATCTATGTTCAGAAA GTGAATCCGAGTCGGTTGCCCGTGGTGATCGGTGGTTTGTTGGATGTGGACTGTTCAGAGGATGTCATCAAGAACCTGATCATGGTGGTCAGAGGACAGTTTTCCACCGATGAGCTGGTGGACGAGGTGGAAAAGAGGAACAG GTTGAAGCTTCTGTTGCCGTGGCTGGAGTCGCGTATTCACGAGGGATGTGAGGAACCAGCTACCCACAATGCACTGGCCAAGATCTACATTGACAGCAACAACACGCCGGAGCGCTTCCTGAAGGAGAACCCGTTCTACGACAGCGCTGTGGTCGGCCGCTACTGCGAGAAGAGAGACCCCCACCTGGCCTGCGTGGCCTATGAGAGGGGCCAGTGCGACCTGGACCTCATCAAA GTTTGCAATGAAAATTCATTATTTAAGAGTGAAGCTCGGTATCTTGTACGACGAAAAGATCCGGAGCTCTGGGCCAACGTGTTGGAGGAAGACAACCCGTTCAGAAGACAACTCATCGATCAG GTGGTGCAGACGGCTCTGTCGGAGACCCAGGACCCAGAGGAAGTGTCGGTCACAGTCAAGGCCTTTATGACTGCAGACCTACCAAATGAGCTGATTGAATTGCTGGAGAAGATTGTTCTCGATAACTCTGTCTTCAGTGAACACAG aaacCTCCAGAATCTGCTGATTTTAACGGCCATCAAGGCCGACCGCACTCGTGTGATGGAGTACATCAACAGGCTAGATAACTATGACGCTCCTGACATCGCCAACATCGCTATTAGCAATGAGCTCTTTGAAGAGGCATTTGCCATTTTCAAGAAGTTTGATGTCAACACCTCAGCCATTCAG gTTTTGATTGAGCACATAGGCAACTTGGACCGGGCCTATGAGTTTGCGGAGCGCTGTAACGAGCCTGCAGTGTGGAGTCAGTTAGCCAGAGCTCAGCTGCACAGGGACCTGGTCAAGGAGGCCATCGACTCCTACATCAAAGCTGTGGATCCATCAGCGTACATGGAGGTGGTCAATGCAGCCAGCAAGAACG ATAACTGGGAGGATTTGGTGAAGTTCCTGCAGATGGCTCGTAAGAAGGCCAGAGAGTCGTATGTAGAGACGGAGCTGATTTTTGCTCTAGCTAAAACGAACCGCCTGGCTGAACTGGAAGAATTTGTCAGTGGGCCCAATAATGCTCACATTCAgcag GTGGGAGACAGATGTTACGAGGAGGGAATGTACGAAGCGGCCAAACTTTTGTTCAACAACGTGTCCAACTTTGCCCGACTTGCATCTACATTAGTCCACCTTGGGGAGTACCAGGCGGCCGTGGACAGCGCCAGAAAAGCAAACAGCACTCGGACGTGGAAGGAG GTTTGCTTTGCGTGCGTCGACGGCGAGGAGTTCCGGTTGGCGCAGATCTGCGGCCTTCACATTGTGATCCACGCCGACGAGCTGGAGGACCTGATCAGCTACTACCAGGACCGCGGGTACTTTGAGGAGCTCATCGCTCTGCTGGAGGCCGCGCTGGGCCTGGAGCGCGCCCACATGGGGATGTTCACGGAGCTCGCCATCCTCTACTCGAAGTTCAAACCTCAGAAAATGAGGGAACATCTGGAGCTCTTCTGGTCACGAGTCAACATCCCAAAG GTTCTTCGTGCAGCTGAGCAATCTCATTTATGGGCAGAGCTGGTTTTCCTTTACGATAAATACGAGGAGTACGACAACGCTGTCATCACTATGATGAACCATGCAACAGATGCATGGAAAGAAGGCCTGTTCAAAGACATAATTGCCAAG GTCGCCAATGTGGAGTTATACTACAAATCTCTTTCCTTTTACCTGGAATACAAACCTCTACTCATTAATGACCTGCTGACTATTTTGTCTCCCCGGTTGGATCACAACAGAGCCGTCAGCTTTTTCTCTAAG ATGAATCAGCTAAAGTTGGTCAAGCCGTACTTGAGGTCGGTCCAGAATCACAACAATAAGGCCGTCAATGAAGCGCTCAACAACTTGCTAACGGAGGAGGAAGACTACCAG AGCCTGAGAGCCTCCATCGATGCTTACGATAACTTTGACACCATCGACTTGGCTCAGAGGTTAGAGAAACACGAACTGATCGAGTTCAGGCGTATCGCTGCTTATCTGTACAAAAGAAACAACCGCTGGAGGCAGAGTGTGGAGCTCTGCAAGAAGGACAAGCTATACAAG GATGCCATGCTCTTCGCTGCAGAGTCAAAGGATGCCGAGCTGGCAGAGACTCTGCTGCAGTGGTTCCTGGAGGAAGACAGGAAGGAGTGCTTTGCCGCCTGCCTGTTCGCCTCCTACGACCTCCTCCACCCTGACGTGGTGCTGGAACTGGCCTGGAGGCACAACATAATGGACTTTGCCATGCCCTACTTCATCCAAGTCATGAGAGAGTACCTCACTAAG GTTGATGAATTTGCAGCAAAG GTGGACAAACTGGAGGAGGCAGAAAGCCAGAGGAAAACTGAGGACGACGTGAAAGAGCCTCAGCCGATGGTGTTTG GCCAGCAGCTGATGCTgactgctgctgcctctcctgtGGCGGCTCAGCCACCGTACCCGGCTTACGGCTACCCccccaccgccgccgccgctgccgcTGCCGCTGCCGCTGCTCCTCCCGCTGCCGCAGGTTACCCCGCCCAGCCAGCCTACGGCTTCAACATGTAA